One genomic window of Sphingopyxis sp. OPL5 includes the following:
- a CDS encoding CHAP domain-containing protein, which produces MLAAALTSTPAAAANYLQCVPFARAESGVDIRGNAGTWWAQAAGQYDRGDEPREGAVMAFAGTRGMPIGHVAVVKKIVGDREILIDHANWSPINGRRGQIERNVRVVDVSSAGDWSMVRVWYAPIGDLGLRANPVQGFIYPGQGAAPRKAPSFDAPVWASNDWTPGNGLAMVAASLGQ; this is translated from the coding sequence ATGCTTGCCGCCGCCCTGACCAGCACCCCCGCCGCCGCCGCCAACTACCTCCAGTGCGTTCCGTTCGCCCGCGCCGAATCGGGCGTCGATATCCGCGGCAACGCCGGCACCTGGTGGGCGCAGGCTGCGGGCCAGTATGACCGCGGCGACGAACCGCGCGAAGGCGCGGTCATGGCGTTCGCCGGCACGCGCGGCATGCCGATCGGCCATGTCGCCGTCGTGAAGAAGATCGTCGGCGACCGCGAAATCCTGATCGACCATGCCAATTGGTCGCCGATCAACGGCCGCCGCGGCCAGATCGAACGCAACGTGCGCGTCGTCGACGTGAGCAGCGCCGGCGACTGGAGCATGGTCCGCGTGTGGTACGCCCCGATCGGCGACCTCGGCCTGCGCGCCAACCCGGTGCAGGGCTTCATCTATCCCGGCCAGGGCGCCGCGCCGCGCAAGGCGCCGAGCTTCGACGCTCCGGTGTGGGCCAGCAACGACTGGACCCCGGGCAACGGCCTCGCAATGGTCGCCGCGTCGCTCGGCCAGTAA